From the Arthrobacter sp. PM3 genome, one window contains:
- a CDS encoding ABC transporter substrate-binding protein — protein MRFSRTSKALGMVAIAALALTGCGASGAANGSGSTGGNTSKVIIADGSEPQRPLMPADTNEVGGGKVIDMIFAGLVSYDANGKPVNELAESIEGKDGQHFTIKIKKDQKFTNGEAITAKTFVDSWNFGAAAKNAQLSGGFFESIKGYDEASAEGSTVETMSGLKVVDDQTFTVELKQPESDWPLRLGYTAFVPVPSGALKDPKGFGEKPVGNGPYKLADGGWQHNVQIQLVPNPDYNGPRKAKNAGVTFKIYQNDDAAYQDLLANNLDILQVIPTSALKNYKSDLGDRTINKPYAGNQTIAIPEYLPEWSGEAGKLRRQAISMAINRDEITKVIFSGARQPAKDFTAPVLDGYSDSIPGAENLTFNADKAKEAWAKADAIQKWDANKTFTIAYNADKGGHKAWVEAVVNQLKNTLGIKVEGKPYATFKEARNDATAKTLTGSIRAGWQADYPSLYNFLGPIYKTGAGSNDANYANPAFDKAISDGLNASSVADGNKAMNKAQETLLTDLPAIPLWYQVAQGGWSDKVANVDYGWDGVPLYYNVTGK, from the coding sequence ATGCGTTTTTCGCGCACTTCCAAAGCACTGGGCATGGTGGCTATCGCCGCCCTTGCCCTGACCGGATGCGGCGCCAGCGGCGCCGCAAACGGTAGCGGCAGTACCGGCGGCAACACCAGCAAAGTGATCATCGCCGACGGCTCCGAACCCCAGCGTCCCCTGATGCCCGCCGACACCAATGAAGTTGGCGGCGGCAAGGTCATCGACATGATCTTCGCGGGCCTGGTCAGCTACGACGCCAACGGCAAGCCGGTCAACGAACTCGCCGAGTCCATCGAGGGCAAGGACGGCCAGCACTTCACGATCAAGATCAAGAAGGACCAGAAGTTCACCAACGGCGAGGCCATCACGGCCAAGACCTTCGTCGATTCCTGGAACTTCGGCGCCGCAGCCAAGAACGCACAGCTCAGCGGCGGTTTCTTCGAAAGCATCAAGGGCTACGACGAGGCCAGCGCGGAAGGCTCCACGGTCGAGACCATGTCCGGCCTGAAGGTCGTTGACGACCAGACCTTCACGGTCGAACTGAAGCAGCCGGAATCCGACTGGCCGCTCCGCCTGGGCTACACCGCATTCGTTCCGGTTCCCTCCGGCGCCCTGAAGGACCCGAAGGGCTTCGGCGAGAAGCCGGTCGGCAACGGCCCCTACAAGCTCGCGGACGGCGGCTGGCAGCACAACGTGCAGATCCAGCTCGTTCCGAACCCGGACTACAACGGCCCCCGCAAGGCCAAGAACGCCGGCGTGACGTTCAAGATCTACCAGAACGACGACGCCGCCTACCAGGACCTGCTGGCCAACAACCTGGACATCCTCCAGGTCATCCCGACCAGCGCGCTGAAGAACTACAAGTCCGACCTCGGCGACCGCACCATCAACAAGCCGTACGCCGGCAACCAGACCATCGCCATCCCGGAATACCTGCCGGAATGGAGCGGCGAGGCCGGTAAGCTCCGCCGCCAGGCGATCTCCATGGCGATCAACCGGGACGAGATCACGAAGGTGATCTTCAGCGGCGCACGCCAGCCCGCCAAGGACTTCACCGCTCCGGTGCTTGACGGCTACAGCGACTCGATCCCGGGTGCCGAGAACCTGACGTTCAACGCCGACAAGGCCAAGGAAGCCTGGGCCAAGGCCGACGCCATCCAGAAGTGGGACGCCAACAAGACGTTCACCATTGCCTACAACGCCGACAAGGGCGGACACAAGGCCTGGGTTGAAGCTGTGGTCAACCAGCTCAAGAACACGCTCGGCATCAAGGTTGAAGGCAAGCCGTACGCCACCTTCAAGGAAGCCCGCAACGACGCCACCGCCAAGACCCTCACCGGCTCCATCCGCGCCGGCTGGCAGGCAGACTACCCGTCGCTGTACAACTTCCTCGGCCCGATCTACAAGACCGGTGCCGGCTCCAACGACGCCAACTACGCCAACCCGGCGTTCGACAAGGCCATCTCCGACGGCCTGAACGCCTCGTCCGTTGCCGACGGCAACAAGGCCATGAACAAGGCCCAGGAAACCCTCCTGACCGACCTGCCGGCCATCCCCCTGTGGTACCAGGTTGCCCAGGGCGGCTGGAGCGACAAGGTCGCCAACGTTGACTACGGCTGGGACGGCGTCCCGCTGTACTACAACGTCACCGGCAAGTAA
- a CDS encoding ABC transporter ATP-binding protein, translating to MTDFITLDPPAAPAPGNGEPVLEVRNLSVDFGVDKKWVPAAIGLNYEVRAGEVLAIVGESGSGKSASSMALLGLLPSNSRVSGSVKLGGRELLGSDASNIRAVRGKDVAVIFQEPMTALNPVYTVGAQIVETVRLHNEVSPEEARLRALRMLELVELPDPEKAFRSYPHQLSGGQRQRAMIAQSLSCDPKLLIADEPTTALDVTVQAEILDLMRNLRNKLDSAIVLITHDMGVVADLADRIAVMRKGLIVETGTAGQIFHNPQHDYTRALLAAVPHLGQGGADSGEDVDVTAALAAATHAELQSVPESELIRRERENAAALAAAEAAKPKGDPVLELSDVAIEYPKQGRVPAFRAVEGANLVIYPGQVVGLVGESGSGKTTIGRAAVGLLPVAAGTMRVVGQDISAAKKNGRQLHEMRRHVGMVFQDPSSSLNPRLPIGESIGEPMFLAGVAKGAELQHRIEALLDQVELPRDYRNRYPHELSGGQKQRVGIARALSLKPKLMVADEPTSALDVSVQAKVLDLFQNLQKELGFACLFVTHDLAVVDVLADRICVMQRGRIVEQGTRDQILRNPQEPYTQRLLAAVPLPDPDKQRERRELRAQLLSGAS from the coding sequence ATGACTGACTTCATCACCCTCGACCCGCCGGCAGCACCCGCCCCGGGCAACGGGGAACCCGTCCTGGAGGTCCGGAACCTCAGCGTGGATTTCGGCGTGGACAAGAAGTGGGTCCCGGCCGCGATCGGCCTGAACTACGAGGTGCGCGCCGGTGAAGTGCTCGCCATCGTGGGGGAGTCCGGGTCCGGGAAGAGCGCCAGTTCCATGGCCCTGCTGGGCCTGCTGCCCAGCAACAGCCGTGTGAGCGGCAGCGTCAAGCTCGGCGGACGGGAACTGCTGGGAAGCGATGCGAGCAACATCCGGGCCGTCCGCGGCAAGGACGTCGCGGTGATCTTCCAGGAGCCCATGACGGCCCTGAACCCGGTCTACACCGTCGGCGCGCAGATCGTGGAGACGGTCCGGCTGCACAACGAGGTCTCCCCGGAGGAAGCCAGGCTCCGCGCCCTGCGCATGCTGGAACTGGTCGAACTGCCCGACCCGGAGAAGGCCTTCCGGTCCTACCCGCACCAGCTCTCCGGCGGACAGCGCCAGCGCGCCATGATCGCGCAGTCGCTCTCCTGCGACCCCAAACTGCTCATTGCGGACGAGCCCACCACGGCCCTGGACGTGACCGTCCAGGCCGAAATCCTGGACCTCATGCGCAACCTGCGCAACAAGCTGGACAGCGCCATTGTGCTCATCACCCACGACATGGGCGTGGTGGCCGACCTCGCCGACCGCATCGCCGTGATGCGCAAGGGGCTCATCGTGGAGACCGGGACAGCCGGGCAGATCTTCCACAATCCGCAGCACGACTACACCCGGGCGCTGCTGGCCGCGGTTCCGCACCTGGGCCAGGGCGGCGCGGATTCCGGGGAGGACGTCGATGTCACGGCCGCCCTTGCCGCGGCCACCCACGCCGAACTGCAGTCCGTCCCCGAGTCCGAGCTGATCCGCCGGGAGCGGGAGAACGCGGCCGCCCTGGCCGCGGCCGAGGCCGCCAAACCGAAGGGCGACCCGGTCCTGGAGCTCAGCGACGTCGCCATCGAATACCCCAAGCAGGGCCGCGTGCCGGCGTTCCGGGCCGTGGAAGGCGCCAACCTGGTGATCTATCCCGGACAGGTGGTCGGCCTCGTGGGCGAGTCCGGCTCCGGCAAGACCACGATCGGCCGGGCCGCCGTCGGCCTGCTGCCGGTCGCGGCGGGCACCATGCGGGTGGTCGGGCAGGACATTTCCGCGGCCAAGAAGAACGGCCGGCAGCTGCACGAGATGCGCCGGCATGTCGGCATGGTGTTCCAGGATCCGTCCTCGTCCCTGAACCCGCGGCTGCCCATCGGCGAGAGCATCGGCGAGCCGATGTTCCTGGCGGGCGTCGCGAAAGGCGCCGAGCTGCAGCACCGGATCGAGGCGCTCCTGGACCAGGTGGAGCTCCCGCGCGACTACCGCAACCGCTACCCGCACGAACTCTCCGGCGGCCAGAAGCAGCGCGTGGGCATCGCGCGTGCCCTCTCGCTCAAACCCAAGCTGATGGTCGCGGACGAACCCACCTCAGCCCTGGACGTGTCCGTCCAGGCCAAGGTGCTGGACCTCTTCCAGAACCTGCAGAAGGAGCTCGGCTTCGCCTGCCTCTTCGTCACCCACGACCTCGCGGTGGTGGATGTCCTCGCGGACCGGATCTGCGTCATGCAGCGCGGCAGGATCGTGGAACAGGGGACCCGGGACCAGATCCTGCGCAACCCCCAGGAACCCTACACCCAGCGGCTTCTGGCGGCCGTTCCGCTGCCGGATCCGGACAAGCAGCGCGAGCGGCGTGAACTGCGCGCGCAGCTTCTCTCGGGGGCGAGCTGA
- a CDS encoding PH domain-containing protein, whose translation MSSAPHAGNVEVFKARTNKWFAWLSWAVAAFGVAVTVLMAGPGGLAGIAPLALIAYLGWQLFWMPSVVVHDAGVTLENPFRSVEVPWAALVHVDTRYALTLVTAAKSYTSWAAPAPGIWGGRNARPEDLHGLPATSYGPGKSVRPGDLKTTDSGQAAMLVRARWQALVESGQLAAGDADTTAVTVTVRWAAIGAVVLLVAASWLAVTAG comes from the coding sequence ATGAGCTCTGCGCCGCACGCCGGAAACGTTGAAGTCTTCAAAGCAAGAACGAACAAGTGGTTCGCGTGGCTGTCTTGGGCGGTGGCCGCGTTCGGTGTCGCGGTCACGGTGCTCATGGCAGGTCCCGGGGGCCTGGCGGGCATCGCTCCGCTGGCGCTGATCGCCTACCTGGGCTGGCAGCTGTTCTGGATGCCGTCCGTGGTGGTGCACGACGCCGGCGTGACCCTGGAAAATCCGTTCCGCTCGGTCGAGGTCCCGTGGGCGGCGCTGGTGCATGTGGACACCCGCTATGCGCTGACCCTGGTCACTGCCGCGAAGAGCTATACGTCCTGGGCCGCGCCCGCCCCCGGAATCTGGGGCGGCCGCAATGCCCGGCCGGAGGACCTCCACGGCCTGCCGGCCACCAGTTACGGGCCCGGCAAGTCGGTGCGTCCCGGGGACCTGAAAACCACGGATTCGGGCCAGGCGGCCATGCTGGTGCGGGCACGCTGGCAGGCGCTTGTGGAGAGCGGGCAGCTCGCCGCCGGCGACGCCGACACCACCGCAGTGACCGTCACGGTCCGCTGGGCGGCGATCGGCGCCGTCGTACTGCTTGTGGCGGCGAGCTGGCTGGCGGTGACCGCCGGCTAG
- a CDS encoding ABC transporter permease, whose translation MAEDASSRPSDAAGIEPVLEAKGLSQGQIVRKRFLGHSGAIAGLVVFAAIFIMAFTSVGYLGIPGWWKYSHTEVSPLVNDGAPTSSLWPLAWGEHPFGQDRIGRDLFAMTMRGAQQSITIMIVIGLIAGLIGVVVGAISGYFRGWAEAVLMRLTDVIIIIPALLLAAVMAQLAGRRDQGSWFASFASTNGVLALGIFLGLISWVALARLMRGEFLSLREREFVDAARISGASNARIIFKHILPNAVGVLIVNVTLTMSAAILTETALSYLGVGVKAPDTSLGLLISQNQQAFATRPWLFWYPGLFIVLICLSINFIGDGLRDAFDPRQKKFNAKKATEQGTTAGQAGAVTALGAPAPEAPHDGPADGTQGK comes from the coding sequence ATGGCAGAAGACGCCTCGTCACGGCCGTCGGATGCAGCCGGCATCGAGCCGGTCCTCGAGGCCAAGGGCCTCAGCCAGGGCCAGATCGTCCGCAAGCGGTTCCTCGGCCACTCCGGTGCCATCGCCGGCCTCGTGGTCTTCGCCGCCATTTTCATCATGGCCTTCACCTCCGTGGGGTACCTGGGCATCCCCGGCTGGTGGAAGTACAGCCACACGGAAGTCTCGCCCCTGGTCAACGACGGCGCGCCGACGTCCTCGCTGTGGCCCCTGGCCTGGGGCGAACATCCGTTCGGCCAGGACCGGATCGGCCGCGACCTCTTCGCCATGACCATGCGCGGCGCGCAGCAGTCGATCACCATCATGATCGTCATCGGGCTGATCGCCGGCCTGATCGGCGTGGTGGTCGGTGCGATCTCCGGTTACTTCCGCGGCTGGGCCGAGGCCGTCCTGATGCGCCTGACCGACGTCATCATCATTATTCCCGCACTGCTCCTTGCCGCGGTCATGGCACAGCTCGCCGGCCGCCGGGACCAGGGGAGCTGGTTCGCGTCCTTTGCCAGCACCAACGGCGTCCTGGCCCTCGGCATCTTCCTGGGCCTGATCAGCTGGGTCGCCCTCGCCCGACTCATGCGCGGCGAGTTCCTGTCCCTGCGCGAACGTGAGTTCGTGGATGCGGCCCGGATATCCGGCGCCAGCAACGCGCGGATCATCTTCAAGCACATCCTGCCCAACGCCGTCGGCGTGCTGATCGTCAACGTCACCCTGACCATGTCCGCGGCAATCCTCACCGAGACGGCGCTAAGCTACCTGGGCGTGGGCGTCAAGGCACCGGACACCTCCCTGGGCCTGCTCATCTCGCAGAACCAGCAGGCCTTCGCCACCCGGCCCTGGCTCTTCTGGTACCCGGGGCTGTTCATCGTGCTCATCTGCCTCAGCATCAACTTCATCGGCGACGGACTCCGGGACGCCTTTGACCCGCGGCAGAAGAAGTTCAACGCCAAAAAGGCCACCGAGCAGGGCACGACGGCGGGGCAGGCCGGCGCCGTCACCGCCCTCGGCGCCCCGGCGCCCGAGGCGCCCCACGACGGACCTGCAGACGGAACACAAGGCAAGTAA
- a CDS encoding ABC transporter permease, with product MVTYIFRRLVTAALILLGASFFVYLLTAASGDPLEEFRASNSPQKQQLMDARTELLQLDTPAPLRYFKWLGGAAQCLVPFANSCDLGKNIAGQPVTEALGFALIQTLTLVTGATVLAILIGITLGIITALRQYSTLDYGVTFMAFLFFSLPIFWVAVLLKEFGAIGFNNFLRNPEVPLSVSLGIGVVLGAVTAVAAGGAMKRRLLAGGVVFVFVTAVLIYFSATEWFKTPGLGPVVIAIAGAGIAFAVTLLSAGLKNRRALQSALIAVGVGVVLYFVLQPLLNEATFLMIVLLAVAFVLIGVGIGYLMGGYDRGQSMRAAAITSFLVGFLIVLDRFMQAWPSYFNNSRVRGRPIATIGASTPNIEGDFWVLGLDSFTHLILPTLALILISLASYTRFTRASMLEIMNMDYIRTARAKGLSERTVVMRHAFRNALIPIATIVAFDIGALIGGAVITETVFSVRGMGFLFLDGIAHVDPNPVMGVFICVAITAMVFNLIADLAYSALDPRVRVKA from the coding sequence ATGGTGACCTACATCTTCCGGCGGCTTGTGACTGCCGCCCTCATCCTTCTCGGCGCATCCTTCTTCGTGTATCTCCTGACAGCGGCGTCCGGCGATCCCCTGGAGGAATTCCGCGCCAGCAACTCTCCGCAAAAGCAGCAGCTCATGGACGCGAGGACCGAGCTCCTGCAGCTGGACACCCCCGCCCCGCTGCGGTATTTCAAATGGCTCGGCGGGGCCGCCCAGTGCCTTGTTCCCTTTGCCAACTCCTGTGACCTCGGGAAAAACATCGCCGGCCAGCCCGTCACCGAGGCACTCGGGTTCGCGCTGATCCAGACCCTGACCCTCGTCACCGGGGCCACCGTGCTCGCCATCCTGATCGGCATCACCCTGGGCATCATCACCGCCCTGCGGCAGTACAGCACGCTGGACTACGGCGTGACGTTCATGGCCTTCCTGTTCTTCTCCCTGCCGATCTTCTGGGTCGCCGTCCTGCTTAAGGAATTCGGCGCCATCGGCTTCAACAACTTCCTGCGAAACCCTGAGGTGCCGCTGTCCGTTTCCCTGGGCATCGGCGTGGTCCTCGGCGCCGTGACGGCCGTCGCGGCCGGCGGGGCCATGAAGCGCCGGCTGCTGGCCGGCGGCGTCGTCTTTGTGTTCGTTACCGCGGTGCTCATCTACTTCTCCGCCACCGAATGGTTCAAGACGCCGGGCCTGGGCCCGGTGGTCATCGCCATCGCCGGTGCCGGAATCGCCTTCGCCGTCACCCTGCTGTCCGCCGGACTGAAGAACCGCAGGGCCCTGCAGTCGGCCCTGATCGCCGTCGGAGTCGGGGTCGTGCTGTATTTCGTCCTTCAGCCGCTGCTCAACGAGGCCACGTTCCTGATGATCGTGCTGCTGGCGGTCGCCTTCGTCCTGATCGGGGTCGGCATCGGCTACCTGATGGGCGGTTATGACCGCGGGCAGTCCATGCGGGCGGCGGCCATCACCTCGTTCCTGGTCGGCTTCCTGATTGTCCTGGACCGCTTCATGCAGGCCTGGCCCAGCTACTTCAACAACAGCCGTGTCCGCGGCCGGCCCATCGCCACGATCGGGGCGAGCACGCCGAACATCGAGGGCGACTTCTGGGTCCTGGGCCTGGACTCCTTCACCCACCTGATCCTGCCCACCCTTGCCCTGATCCTCATTTCGTTGGCCAGCTACACCCGGTTCACCCGGGCCTCGATGCTGGAAATCATGAACATGGACTACATCCGCACGGCCCGTGCCAAGGGCCTGAGCGAGCGGACCGTCGTCATGCGCCATGCGTTCCGCAACGCCCTGATCCCGATCGCCACCATCGTGGCCTTCGACATCGGAGCCCTGATCGGCGGCGCCGTCATCACCGAAACCGTCTTCTCGGTCCGCGGCATGGGCTTCCTCTTCCTGGACGGGATCGCGCACGTCGATCCCAACCCGGTCATGGGGGTCTTCATCTGTGTCGCCATCACGGCCATGGTCTTCAACCTCATTGCGGACCTCGCCTACTCCGCACTGGATCCGCGCGTAAGGGTAAAAGCATGA
- a CDS encoding ABC transporter family substrate-binding protein, which translates to MRLGRISKAVGVAAAAAIALSACAGNSGGTTPTTAAAASKQGGSATVVEVNAFNTFNPNTADGNTDINSKISYATHSGFFYIDNKLNVVRNEKFGKMEKVSDDPLTVKYTINDGVKWSDGTPVTSADLLLQWAAFSGYYNDADAEAKTGTSYFSYAGDPTGIALTDFPELSDDGRSMTLKYSKPFADWEIALGGPGIDIPAHVLAKKAGLADTKAFVDLLKGMPRGDSKAPKPANAQLKAMADMWNTGFDTKTLPADPSLYLSNGPFIVKSVNQDQSLTMVKNKDYNWGPTANLDEITVRYIGEAPAQVQALKNGEADIIAPQASADTVEQLKALESQGVTVDVGNQLAYDHIDLNYSGPFADKNVREAFMKVVPRTDIVDKIVKKLDPKAAPLDSQLFVPDQAPYADSVKNNGSSAYQNVDIEGAKKLLNGATPEVRIMYNKDNPNRVDAYTLISESATKAGFKIVDGGLGKSDWGKALGNGSYDATIFGWSNSGVGVSGVPQIFKSGNDSNFNQFTDPEADKLMDELIVTTDKSKQDDLVTQIDKKIWDSAYGLPLFQSVGVDAYSDRITGVKYMPNQTGVWWNFWEWAQK; encoded by the coding sequence ATGCGCTTGGGTCGTATTTCCAAAGCAGTGGGCGTGGCAGCAGCGGCTGCCATCGCCCTCAGCGCCTGCGCGGGCAACAGTGGCGGGACAACCCCGACCACCGCGGCCGCAGCAAGCAAGCAAGGCGGATCGGCAACCGTAGTCGAGGTCAACGCGTTCAACACGTTCAACCCGAACACGGCTGACGGCAACACTGACATCAACTCGAAGATCAGTTACGCCACGCACTCGGGCTTCTTCTACATCGACAACAAGCTCAACGTTGTCCGCAACGAGAAGTTCGGCAAGATGGAAAAGGTCTCGGACGATCCGCTGACAGTCAAGTACACCATCAATGACGGCGTGAAGTGGTCGGACGGGACGCCTGTCACCTCCGCCGACCTGCTGTTGCAGTGGGCCGCGTTCTCGGGCTACTACAACGACGCCGATGCTGAGGCCAAGACCGGCACGTCGTACTTCTCCTACGCGGGAGACCCGACCGGCATCGCCCTCACCGACTTCCCGGAACTCAGTGACGACGGCCGCTCCATGACGCTGAAGTACTCCAAGCCCTTCGCCGACTGGGAAATCGCCCTCGGCGGCCCCGGCATCGACATCCCGGCGCACGTACTGGCCAAGAAGGCCGGCCTGGCGGACACCAAGGCGTTCGTCGACCTGCTCAAGGGCATGCCGCGCGGCGACTCCAAGGCCCCCAAGCCGGCGAACGCGCAGCTGAAGGCCATGGCGGACATGTGGAACACCGGCTTTGACACCAAGACCCTGCCGGCGGACCCGAGCCTGTACCTCTCCAACGGCCCGTTTATCGTCAAGAGCGTCAACCAGGACCAGTCCCTGACCATGGTCAAGAACAAGGACTACAACTGGGGCCCCACCGCCAACCTGGACGAAATCACCGTCCGCTACATCGGTGAGGCACCCGCCCAGGTGCAGGCACTGAAGAACGGCGAAGCCGACATCATCGCCCCGCAGGCTTCCGCCGACACGGTAGAGCAGCTGAAGGCGCTTGAGAGTCAGGGCGTGACGGTCGACGTCGGAAACCAGCTCGCGTACGACCACATCGACCTGAACTACTCGGGCCCGTTTGCCGACAAGAACGTCCGCGAGGCGTTCATGAAGGTCGTTCCGCGTACGGACATTGTTGACAAGATCGTCAAGAAGCTTGACCCGAAGGCCGCGCCGCTTGACTCCCAGCTCTTCGTCCCGGACCAGGCCCCGTACGCCGACTCCGTGAAGAACAACGGCTCCTCCGCCTACCAGAACGTCGACATCGAAGGCGCCAAGAAGCTCCTCAACGGTGCCACCCCTGAAGTACGCATCATGTACAACAAGGACAACCCCAACCGTGTCGACGCCTACACCCTGATCAGCGAATCCGCCACCAAGGCCGGCTTCAAGATCGTCGACGGCGGCCTCGGCAAGTCCGACTGGGGCAAGGCCCTCGGTAACGGCAGCTACGACGCCACCATCTTCGGCTGGAGCAACTCCGGTGTCGGCGTGTCCGGTGTCCCGCAGATCTTCAAGTCGGGCAACGACTCGAACTTCAACCAGTTCACCGACCCGGAAGCCGACAAGCTGATGGATGAACTGATCGTCACCACCGACAAGAGCAAGCAGGACGACCTCGTGACGCAGATCGACAAGAAGATCTGGGACTCGGCCTACGGCCTGCCCCTGTTCCAGTCCGTTGGCGTGGACGCCTACAGCGACCGCATCACCGGCGTGAAGTACATGCCGAACCAGACCGGTGTTTGGTGGAACTTCTGGGAATGGGCACAGAAGTAG
- a CDS encoding DUF3090 domain-containing protein — translation MSARVHEFSWPDRVVVGTIGVPGARTFYLQVRAGMQIVSIALEKQQSAQLAEKIDEVLDQLSTVEGNPFSVPTITPIELVDNDQLEAVQEQFRAGAMTLGWDPTTAQIVIEVYPITDSDADDDDDPFDDDASDREMLLVRMPVGTARAFAKRTREIVGAGRPTCPLCGYPMDPDGHTCNVPGA, via the coding sequence ATGTCTGCCCGTGTTCACGAGTTTTCCTGGCCCGATCGGGTCGTCGTTGGCACCATCGGCGTTCCGGGGGCGCGAACGTTCTACCTGCAGGTGCGCGCAGGGATGCAGATCGTGAGTATTGCCCTGGAGAAGCAGCAGTCGGCTCAGCTTGCCGAGAAGATCGACGAGGTCCTCGACCAGCTCAGCACCGTCGAGGGCAATCCCTTCAGCGTGCCCACGATCACGCCGATTGAACTTGTCGACAACGACCAGCTGGAGGCCGTCCAGGAGCAGTTTCGTGCTGGCGCCATGACCCTGGGGTGGGACCCGACCACGGCCCAGATCGTCATCGAGGTTTACCCGATTACCGACAGCGACGCCGACGACGACGACGACCCGTTCGACGACGACGCTTCCGACCGCGAAATGCTGCTGGTGCGCATGCCGGTGGGAACCGCACGAGCCTTCGCCAAGCGCACCCGGGAGATCGTGGGCGCGGGGCGTCCGACGTGCCCGCTGTGCGGTTACCCCATGGACCCCGACGGGCACACCTGCAACGTTCCCGGGGCCTGA
- a CDS encoding SDR family oxidoreductase, translating to MTTLEGAVVLVVGATGGLGSRIANQLEGKGAIVARSSRSGGHDLRTPSVIREVLEGTTAQHGRLDGLVVASGVVAFGAVTDLEPATVDELFAVNTTSAIQLIAQSRPYLAASARESREPFVVTLSGVVAEAPVAGLAAYSASKAALAAFVVAAGREYRRAGIRIIDARPGHTGTALSEHPIAGEAPRFGAALDPDLVAARIVTAIVDGEKDLPSTAF from the coding sequence ATGACGACACTTGAGGGTGCGGTTGTTCTTGTAGTCGGCGCGACCGGCGGGCTCGGGTCGCGTATCGCAAACCAGTTGGAGGGCAAGGGCGCCATCGTCGCCCGCTCATCAAGGTCCGGCGGACACGATCTGCGCACTCCCTCGGTCATCCGGGAGGTGCTGGAGGGTACAACGGCGCAGCACGGACGACTTGACGGGCTGGTGGTTGCGTCCGGGGTTGTCGCCTTCGGCGCCGTGACGGACCTGGAACCTGCCACGGTGGACGAACTCTTCGCCGTGAACACCACTAGCGCGATCCAGCTCATCGCCCAGAGCCGGCCCTACCTCGCGGCCTCGGCCCGTGAAAGTCGGGAGCCCTTCGTGGTCACTCTGAGCGGTGTCGTCGCTGAGGCACCCGTCGCTGGACTGGCCGCCTACTCGGCGTCGAAGGCCGCACTTGCGGCGTTTGTTGTCGCGGCGGGCCGCGAGTACCGGCGCGCGGGTATCCGCATCATCGACGCCCGGCCGGGCCACACCGGCACCGCCCTATCCGAGCATCCGATCGCCGGCGAAGCGCCGCGATTCGGCGCGGCCCTGGACCCGGACCTGGTTGCGGCGCGGATTGTCACCGCGATCGTCGACGGCGAGAAAGACCTGCCCAGCACCGCCTTCTAG
- a CDS encoding YafY family protein: MKRVERLHAMSEMLRRSGSRGCTADRLANEFGVSVRTVKRDIDALENSGAPIWSRPGPRGGYGLATQADLPPVRLTPAQAVALLAAVSAAPDAPYADLASVAIRKIVDVLDPRTRVKVDELARRIWVNTDEPGTRAVRSALEEAMSEQRVVRIRYIAQQGSKTTRDVEPVIFASTNGSWYLIGWCRLRNEMRWFRVSRIEHATVTQEACGTHGAKEIGVPPATSRSVHVDD, from the coding sequence ATGAAAAGAGTGGAGCGGCTCCACGCTATGTCGGAGATGTTGCGCCGCAGCGGGTCCCGGGGCTGCACGGCCGACCGTCTGGCCAACGAGTTCGGTGTCTCTGTCCGCACGGTCAAGAGAGACATCGATGCGCTTGAGAACAGCGGGGCTCCGATCTGGTCCCGTCCGGGACCTCGCGGCGGATACGGTCTGGCGACCCAAGCTGACCTCCCGCCTGTGCGCCTGACGCCGGCTCAAGCGGTGGCTCTTCTCGCGGCGGTTTCAGCTGCCCCTGATGCGCCGTACGCTGATCTCGCCTCGGTCGCCATCAGGAAGATCGTGGACGTGCTCGATCCTCGGACCCGGGTAAAGGTCGATGAACTGGCACGCCGCATCTGGGTGAATACGGATGAGCCTGGAACACGGGCCGTCAGGTCGGCGCTGGAGGAAGCGATGTCCGAGCAGCGGGTAGTTCGTATCCGCTACATCGCACAGCAGGGCAGTAAGACCACCCGGGATGTGGAGCCGGTAATCTTCGCCTCAACGAACGGAAGCTGGTACCTGATTGGCTGGTGCCGGCTGCGCAACGAAATGCGCTGGTTTCGCGTGAGCCGCATCGAGCACGCCACCGTGACACAGGAAGCCTGCGGCACCCACGGCGCTAAGGAGATCGGAGTCCCGCCAGCAACGTCCAGGTCAGTGCACGTTGACGATTGA